In a single window of the Arachis hypogaea cultivar Tifrunner chromosome 6, arahy.Tifrunner.gnm2.J5K5, whole genome shotgun sequence genome:
- the LOC112805521 gene encoding zinc finger BED domain-containing protein RICESLEEPER 2-like, producing MPPPHTGFELSSKIFTLLTEWKVDKKIFSITLDNASSNDTCVEHLKSTLDVHGSLLCGGEFFHVRCSAHILNLIVQDGMKICGDAVSKIREGIKFLRKSESRMVKFKECFEDIEGLEYTTALCLDVPTRWNSLYAMLASAIPYKKAFEMYKIKEAGFREFCPSSDEWRRTEKICDFLLPFYETTKLMSGSSYPTSNLYFLQVWQIQLILMNSLKNDEVLIRNMGEKMMIKFNKYWEEYSVVLAFGAVLDPRFKLNTLVHCYNEIDPISAKDKVELVKSKLYKLFEVYDQNSSTTVESSSQLSRFDVP from the exons ATGCCTCCTCCTCACACAGGATTTGAATTATCTTCTAAAATCTTTACGCTTTTGACTGAGTGGAAAgttgataaaaagattttttccaTTACTTTGGATAATGCTTCTTCTAATGATACTTGTGTTGAACACTTGAAAAGTACTTTGGATGTGCATGGTTCATTGTTGTGTGGTGGTGAATTCTTTCATGTTCGTTGCTCTGctcatattttaaatcttattgtCCAAGATGGAATGAAAATATGTGGTGATGCAGTGTCTAAGATTAGAGAGGGTATTAAGTTTCTGAGAAAATCTGAAAGTCGAATGGTTAAGTTTAAAGAATGTTTTGAAgatattgagggacttgagtataCGACTGCATTATGTTTAGATGTTCCTACTAGGTGGAATTCACTTTATGCAATGCTTGCAAGTGCTATTCCTTACAAGAAAGCTTTtgaaatgtataaaataaaagaagctgGGTTTAGGGAGTTTTGTCCTTCATCAGATGAGTGGAGAAGAACTGAAAAGATATGTGATTTCTTGTTACCATTTTACGAAACTACCAAGTTGATGTCTGGaagttcttacccaacatccAACTTGTATTTTTTACAAGTTTGGCAAATCCAGCTGATTTTAATGAATAGTTTGAAGAATGATGAAGTGCTTATAAGGAACATGGGAGAAAAAATGATGATTAAGTTCAATAAATATTGGGAAGAATACAGTGTTGTTCTTGCATTTGGGGCAGTTCTTGATCCTAGATTTAAACTCAACACTTTGGTTCATTGCTATAATGAGATTGATCCTATTAGTGCTAAAGACAAAGTGGAGCTTGTGAAGAGTAAGTTATACAAGCTTTTTGAGGTTTATGACCAAAATTCCTCTACAACTGTAGAGAGTTCTTCCCAACTTTCAA GATTTGATGTCCCGTAA